In the genome of Pseudomonas sp. HS6, one region contains:
- a CDS encoding non-ribosomal peptide synthetase, with the protein MLDNTSLRGMNPVQPDVSSSIPFDTDLCVHGLFEAHVLRNPEAIAVRWQEEALSYRDLNIRANRLAHHLRSLGVGPDVRVGICLERSLEMLVGVLAVLKAGGAYVPLDPAYPQARLAHMLADSAPPVVLTHGQARHVLLAALEQSATAPTVLDLGDSTHWASQSPDNPDPYATGLTPRHLAYVIYTSGSTGTPKGVMVEHRGLIAVSAAWAQLYALGEPINHLQMAGFSFDVFSADLIRALGFGGTLVLCPRDTLMDPPALYRLMQEAKIGFADFVPALLNPLLAWVEETGHDLSFLRTVVCGSDIWTAHSARQLRRLCGERVQIVQAYGVTEASIDSTCFEFTEGSQVDAVLPIGQALPNTRIYLLDEQGLPVAEGVAGELYIGGVGVARGYLNLPQLTAERFIDNPFVAGERFYRTGDLARYRTDGQVEFLGRNDSQAKLRGLRLELGEIETRLADIAGVRESVVLLRQDGLGEPRLVAYYCEKPGTTLSPRSLREQLQISLPDYMVPTAFVRLDAFPLTANGKVDRPGLPAPDVEAFDQQEYQAPQGSLETALAAIWAEVLGVERVGREDQFFALGGHSLLVMRVLAQVRHTLGLEAAPSTLFAAPVLKQFAERLQASQVAARPAIAALERSGAQTLSSAQQRLWFLAQMEGGNAAYHMPLNLRLRGSLDVPALERSFNQLVARHAALRTTFIAVEGEGRQQVSPPAHSIRLTVTDLHGPDTQELLTRLIDEEGDRPFDLSRGPLMRVSLVRLAADDHVLLLIQHHIISDGWSMGVLTRELGQLYEAALQDRDDPLPPLPVQYVDYAVWQKHWLSGNVLEQQSCYWRETLTGAPVLLELPTDHKRPPVQDYLGGFVPLIVDEALTTRLKALGMQQGTTLFMNLLAGFSLLLLRLSGQSDVVIGVPSANRPQQELEGLIGFFVNTLALRMTQSGTPSVAQWLQQARRVALEAQEHQDLPFEQVVELLNPPRSLAHSPLFQVLFAWEQDQDSDLLLTGLEVTPVESSHHVAKFDLQLALSERDGQIVGGLEFASGLFERGTVEQFGEYLRRVLTQMVEDSQQSLVRIKLLSAEQHQQIVYDWNRTAQDTASLPDCVARFETLARQTPDAVALLADREQLSYGELNRAVNRLAHYLIEQGVSPEHRVGLCLERSPQMVIGLLAILKAGAAYVPFDPAYPSERLAFMFSDAAPTLLLTQSSLLAGLPAHEAKVCCLDTDASQWAQHSTDEPQVSVSPENLGYVLYTSGSTGRPKGVAHSRRALNNLIAWQLDQTTAPRRVLQFASLNFDVSFQEVCSTLSQGGSLLLMTEDGRKDLAALRPTLVAEGVQRAFLPFAVLQQLAGLSEADAPMPAGGCEIITAGEALQINDELRGFVRGLGGAQLHNQYGPTETHVVSQFSLACSEAESWPDAPPIGRPIANVRLYVLDEHLNPVPVGVAGELYIAGACLARGYLNRPDLTAERFLPDPFSEEPGARMYRSGDLAKFQADGNVKYLGRIDQQVKLRGFRIELGEIDSLLHQQPGVQEAAVLLREDVAGDKRLVAYVVGSATSEFLRAELQRQLPEHMIPSAWVRLSQLPLTRNGKLDRQALPAPERSAGAIYEAPRNDTERQMAEIWAEVLKCERVGIYDNFFDLGGHSLLATRMIYAINQRMGAQLSLSSLFQTPVLMDLAAQASRDDQSIEPAFIQIEPDRGARHEPFPLTDIQQAYWFGREATVSLGGVSAHGYEELRIPDFDAERFERALNRMILRHDMLRVVFLSDGTQQVLAQVPTYCMPRSDLRGLPVDVAQHTLETTRERQSHQVLDASRWPLFEFSLSLLDDGITHLHISLDALIVDAASTQILARELMAFYVDPTLERAEPGLTFRDYVLAEQQLRSGRRYEQALSYWRERVTTLAPAPDLPLVCQPESVTNPHFTRRDRDMSAAQWTKLKAVAKQFAVTPSVMLLTAFSEVLALWSRTPRFTLSLPLFNRMPLHPDIDEIIGDFTSLVLLEVGIDGTQTFTDKARAVQAQLWRDIDHSVVSGVRVLRELSQARGVQQTAMPIVFNSTLSEAAPELAEFNLADALNAKHMHSITQTPQVWLDHTLLELEGRLLFNWDSIDELFPQGMIEQMFVAYNTLLDRLCEPQAWNANTPQLLPQARLPAPVNKQQTLPLMHELFERQALVTPDALAVIGARQLTYAQVRSEARQLGARLQAQGVMPNRLVAVVMERGWEQVVATLAILYAGGAYLPIEPSQPAERLRHILERAEASQALTQPELLDKIEWPAQVTAIAVTDEVSNDGLPLQPVQVNESDLAYVIYTSGSTGQPKGVVIDHRGAVNTLLDINRRFAVGPNDRVLAISSLSFDLSVYDFFGTLAVGAAVVILDPQLTLDPAHWLELIKRHKVSLWNSVPALLGMLVEYVEGEGGALPASLRVAMLSGDWIPLTLPERAWALQPDLQLISLGGATEASIWSIYYPVKHVDPAWRSIPYGKALDHQRFYVLDEALQVRPTWVAGQLYIGGIGLAKGYWRDEKLSAGSFFAHPLTGERLYRTGDLGRLLSDGNIEFLGREDNQVKVQGYRIELGEIEAALNRHPGVQSAVVRILGSTLGEKRLAGYVLKADPALQASDFTDYLTDKLPAYMIPTSFTFVEAWPLSSNGKVDKKRLPEPAQIEEQGPALDVEGPQEQRLVEIVQDVLKRESIAANANLLNLGATSIDIVRISNALSGALQFRPHVAQLLAQPTLLHLLGMYRQNLSRQELLGNVQQTPETTQDVIEDPQQRAQFKAEQRGRRNFAQALPAVALELPQDPAFTRRLSDYRSVRQYDLQPIATQAFAHLLAALAQGQLDGEVKYQFPSAGGLYPIQAYLYIKPDRVLGVPGGAYYYDPRQHRLLALQSGLLDPDTYDYFVNRPVYEDAAFSLFFIADMAAIRPLYGERSRDFCHIESGAMAQLLSMTAVEHGLGLCGIGSVEEQQLTALFDLGPSHELIYSMIGGLRTADEQHRVPVEAFAIESVTARLDDEDMEEFEV; encoded by the coding sequence ATGCTAGACAACACTTCCTTGCGTGGGATGAATCCCGTGCAGCCCGACGTTTCATCCTCGATTCCGTTCGACACCGATCTGTGCGTGCACGGCCTGTTTGAAGCGCACGTGCTGCGCAACCCCGAGGCCATTGCCGTACGTTGGCAGGAAGAGGCGCTCAGTTACCGCGATCTCAATATCCGGGCCAATCGACTGGCCCATCACCTGCGCAGCCTTGGGGTCGGGCCGGATGTGCGGGTGGGGATTTGTCTCGAGCGTTCGCTGGAGATGCTGGTGGGCGTGCTCGCAGTGCTCAAGGCCGGAGGCGCTTATGTGCCACTGGACCCGGCATATCCGCAAGCGCGGCTGGCGCACATGCTGGCCGACAGCGCGCCGCCGGTGGTGTTGACCCACGGTCAGGCGCGGCATGTCTTGTTGGCCGCGCTCGAACAATCGGCCACTGCACCGACAGTACTCGATCTGGGTGATTCAACACATTGGGCTTCACAGTCACCGGACAATCCCGATCCTTACGCGACAGGCCTGACACCCCGACACCTGGCCTACGTTATCTATACATCCGGTTCGACAGGCACCCCGAAAGGCGTGATGGTCGAGCATCGCGGGCTGATTGCCGTGAGCGCTGCCTGGGCACAACTCTATGCCTTGGGTGAGCCGATCAATCACCTGCAAATGGCCGGTTTTTCCTTCGACGTGTTCAGCGCCGATCTGATCCGTGCGTTGGGGTTTGGCGGCACGCTGGTGCTGTGCCCTCGGGACACTTTGATGGACCCGCCGGCCCTGTATCGCTTGATGCAGGAAGCGAAGATCGGCTTTGCCGACTTCGTCCCGGCGCTGCTCAATCCCTTGCTGGCCTGGGTCGAAGAGACCGGCCATGACTTGTCATTTCTGCGCACCGTGGTCTGCGGCTCGGACATCTGGACTGCCCACAGTGCGCGGCAATTGCGCAGGCTCTGTGGTGAGCGGGTGCAGATCGTCCAGGCTTATGGCGTGACCGAAGCGAGCATCGACAGCACCTGTTTCGAGTTCACCGAAGGCAGTCAGGTCGACGCGGTGTTGCCCATTGGCCAGGCACTGCCCAATACCCGGATTTACCTGCTGGACGAGCAAGGATTGCCCGTTGCCGAGGGTGTCGCCGGCGAGCTGTACATCGGTGGCGTCGGCGTGGCGCGGGGTTATCTGAACCTGCCGCAACTCACTGCCGAGCGTTTCATCGACAACCCGTTCGTGGCGGGCGAACGCTTTTACCGAACCGGGGATCTGGCGCGTTACCGCACGGACGGTCAAGTGGAGTTCCTCGGCCGCAACGACTCCCAGGCCAAGTTGCGCGGTCTGCGTCTGGAACTGGGGGAAATCGAAACCCGGCTGGCGGACATTGCAGGCGTGCGTGAAAGCGTGGTGCTGCTGCGTCAGGACGGCCTCGGTGAACCTCGACTGGTCGCTTATTACTGCGAAAAACCGGGCACAACGCTGAGCCCGCGTTCATTGCGCGAACAGCTGCAAATCAGCCTGCCGGATTACATGGTTCCGACTGCATTCGTGCGTCTGGATGCGTTTCCGCTGACCGCCAACGGCAAGGTCGATCGGCCCGGTTTGCCGGCGCCGGACGTCGAGGCATTCGATCAGCAGGAATACCAGGCGCCACAGGGCTCTTTGGAAACTGCGCTCGCCGCGATCTGGGCCGAGGTGCTCGGCGTTGAGCGAGTGGGGCGTGAAGATCAGTTCTTTGCCCTCGGCGGTCACTCGCTGCTGGTGATGCGTGTGCTGGCGCAGGTTCGTCATACGCTAGGGCTGGAAGCCGCGCCTTCGACCCTGTTTGCCGCCCCCGTTCTGAAGCAGTTCGCCGAACGGCTGCAAGCCAGTCAGGTCGCGGCTCGTCCAGCCATTGCGGCCCTTGAACGGTCTGGCGCGCAAACGTTGTCGTCTGCTCAGCAGCGCCTGTGGTTTCTGGCACAGATGGAGGGTGGCAACGCGGCGTATCACATGCCCCTGAACCTGCGTTTGCGTGGATCACTGGATGTGCCGGCACTTGAGCGCAGCTTCAATCAACTGGTGGCGCGCCACGCTGCACTGCGCACGACGTTCATCGCCGTCGAAGGGGAAGGACGGCAGCAGGTTTCACCACCTGCGCACAGCATTCGACTGACCGTAACCGATCTGCATGGTCCCGATACTCAAGAACTTCTCACACGGTTGATCGACGAGGAGGGCGACCGGCCGTTCGACCTGAGCCGTGGCCCGCTGATGCGCGTAAGTCTGGTGCGACTGGCGGCGGACGATCATGTACTGCTGCTGATCCAGCACCACATCATCTCCGATGGCTGGTCGATGGGCGTGCTCACTCGTGAGCTGGGGCAACTATACGAAGCGGCGTTGCAGGATCGCGACGATCCGCTGCCGCCATTGCCCGTGCAGTACGTGGATTACGCCGTGTGGCAAAAGCATTGGCTGTCCGGCAACGTGTTGGAGCAGCAAAGCTGTTACTGGCGCGAAACCCTCACAGGCGCACCGGTGCTGCTCGAGTTGCCGACCGATCACAAGCGTCCGCCCGTGCAGGATTACCTCGGCGGCTTTGTCCCACTGATCGTTGACGAAGCTTTGACCACGCGCCTGAAAGCCTTGGGCATGCAGCAAGGCACCACGCTGTTCATGAATTTGCTGGCCGGTTTTTCGCTGCTGTTGTTGCGCCTGTCGGGGCAGAGCGATGTGGTGATCGGCGTGCCGTCGGCCAACCGTCCGCAACAGGAACTGGAAGGGTTGATCGGTTTCTTCGTCAACACCCTGGCCCTGCGCATGACCCAATCGGGTACGCCGTCAGTAGCGCAATGGCTGCAACAGGCGCGGCGGGTTGCGCTGGAGGCTCAGGAGCATCAGGACCTGCCGTTCGAGCAAGTGGTGGAATTGCTCAACCCGCCACGCAGTCTGGCCCACAGTCCGTTGTTCCAGGTGCTGTTTGCCTGGGAGCAGGATCAGGATTCCGACCTGCTGCTGACCGGGCTTGAAGTCACGCCGGTCGAGAGCAGTCATCACGTAGCCAAGTTCGATCTGCAACTGGCGCTCAGTGAACGGGACGGGCAGATTGTCGGTGGGCTGGAGTTCGCCTCAGGCCTGTTCGAACGCGGCACCGTCGAGCAGTTCGGCGAGTACCTGCGTCGGGTGCTGACGCAAATGGTCGAGGACAGCCAACAGTCGCTGGTGAGGATCAAGCTGCTGAGCGCCGAGCAACACCAGCAGATCGTTTATGACTGGAACCGTACCGCACAGGATACCGCGTCGCTGCCCGATTGCGTGGCGCGTTTCGAAACTCTGGCCCGGCAAACGCCCGATGCCGTGGCGCTGCTCGCCGACCGCGAGCAACTGAGTTATGGCGAACTGAACCGCGCGGTCAACCGTCTCGCGCATTACCTGATCGAACAAGGCGTCAGCCCCGAGCATCGCGTCGGCCTGTGTCTTGAGCGTTCGCCGCAGATGGTTATCGGCCTGTTGGCGATCCTCAAGGCTGGCGCCGCGTACGTGCCATTCGATCCGGCTTACCCGAGCGAACGTCTGGCGTTCATGTTCAGCGATGCCGCGCCGACCTTGCTGTTGACTCAGTCCAGTCTTTTGGCCGGACTGCCGGCTCACGAGGCGAAAGTCTGCTGCCTGGACACTGACGCATCGCAATGGGCACAACACTCAACTGATGAACCGCAGGTCTCGGTGAGCCCGGAAAACCTCGGCTATGTGCTCTACACCTCCGGCTCCACCGGCCGCCCGAAAGGCGTGGCCCACAGCCGTCGTGCGCTGAATAACCTGATCGCCTGGCAACTCGATCAAACCACGGCACCACGGCGTGTGCTGCAATTCGCCTCGCTGAATTTCGACGTCTCTTTCCAGGAAGTCTGCAGCACGCTCTCCCAGGGCGGCAGCCTGTTGCTGATGACCGAAGACGGCCGCAAGGACCTCGCCGCGTTGCGCCCGACGCTCGTGGCCGAAGGTGTGCAGCGGGCGTTCCTGCCGTTTGCCGTGTTGCAGCAACTCGCCGGTCTGAGCGAGGCCGATGCACCCATGCCGGCCGGTGGCTGCGAAATCATCACCGCCGGTGAAGCCCTGCAAATCAATGACGAGCTGCGCGGTTTTGTCCGTGGGCTCGGTGGGGCGCAGTTGCACAACCAGTACGGGCCGACCGAAACCCATGTGGTCAGCCAGTTCAGTCTTGCCTGTAGCGAGGCCGAATCCTGGCCGGACGCGCCGCCCATTGGCCGGCCCATCGCCAACGTGCGGCTGTACGTGCTGGACGAACACCTGAATCCCGTCCCGGTCGGCGTGGCGGGCGAGTTGTACATCGCCGGCGCGTGTCTGGCCCGGGGTTACTTGAACCGCCCGGACCTGACCGCCGAACGCTTCCTGCCGGACCCGTTCAGCGAAGAACCGGGCGCGCGGATGTACCGCAGCGGCGACCTTGCGAAATTCCAGGCCGACGGCAACGTGAAATACCTGGGACGTATAGACCAACAGGTGAAACTGCGCGGCTTTCGCATCGAACTCGGCGAGATCGACAGCCTGCTGCATCAACAGCCCGGCGTGCAGGAAGCCGCCGTGCTGTTGCGTGAAGACGTGGCCGGGGACAAGCGTCTGGTGGCGTATGTGGTCGGCTCCGCGACCAGTGAATTTCTGCGTGCCGAACTGCAACGCCAGTTGCCCGAACACATGATCCCGAGTGCCTGGGTTCGGCTTTCGCAATTGCCACTGACCCGCAACGGCAAGCTCGATAGACAAGCGCTGCCGGCACCGGAGCGCAGTGCCGGGGCAATCTACGAGGCGCCGCGCAATGACACCGAACGGCAAATGGCCGAGATCTGGGCCGAAGTGCTCAAGTGCGAGCGGGTCGGCATCTACGACAACTTCTTCGACCTCGGCGGCCACTCGCTGCTGGCGACCCGGATGATCTACGCGATCAACCAGCGCATGGGTGCCCAGCTGTCCCTGAGCAGCCTGTTCCAGACGCCGGTTTTGATGGATCTGGCTGCACAGGCCTCGCGTGATGATCAAAGTATCGAGCCGGCGTTCATCCAGATCGAGCCGGATCGTGGCGCCCGACATGAACCATTCCCTCTGACCGATATCCAGCAGGCCTACTGGTTCGGTCGCGAGGCTACGGTCAGCCTCGGTGGCGTCAGCGCCCACGGCTACGAAGAACTGCGGATTCCCGACTTCGACGCCGAGCGTTTCGAACGAGCCCTGAATCGCATGATCCTGCGTCACGACATGCTGCGCGTGGTGTTCCTCAGCGACGGCACGCAACAGGTGCTGGCGCAGGTGCCGACCTACTGCATGCCCCGCAGCGATCTGCGCGGTTTGCCTGTCGACGTGGCGCAACACACGCTGGAAACGACCCGCGAACGCCAGTCCCATCAAGTGCTGGACGCCAGTCGCTGGCCGCTGTTCGAGTTCAGCCTGTCGCTGCTCGATGACGGCATCACCCATCTTCACATCAGCCTCGATGCGCTGATCGTCGACGCCGCGAGCACGCAGATTCTCGCCCGCGAATTGATGGCGTTCTACGTCGATCCGACGCTGGAACGGGCGGAACCTGGCCTGACCTTCCGCGACTACGTGCTGGCCGAACAGCAACTGCGCAGCGGCCGCCGCTACGAACAGGCGCTGAGTTACTGGCGCGAACGGGTGACCACTCTGGCCCCGGCGCCAGACCTGCCGCTGGTGTGCCAACCCGAAAGCGTTACCAACCCGCACTTCACCCGCCGCGACCGCGACATGTCGGCCGCGCAATGGACGAAACTCAAGGCGGTGGCCAAACAGTTTGCGGTGACGCCGTCGGTGATGCTCCTGACAGCCTTCAGCGAAGTGCTGGCGCTGTGGAGCCGCACCCCGCGTTTTACCCTGAGCCTGCCGCTGTTCAACCGTATGCCGCTGCACCCGGATATCGACGAAATCATCGGCGACTTCACCTCGCTGGTACTGCTGGAAGTCGGCATCGACGGAACTCAAACCTTCACCGACAAGGCCCGCGCCGTGCAGGCGCAGCTCTGGCGCGACATCGATCATTCGGTGGTCAGCGGCGTGCGGGTGCTGCGCGAATTGTCCCAGGCCCGGGGCGTGCAGCAGACGGCAATGCCGATCGTGTTCAACAGCACGCTGTCGGAAGCAGCGCCGGAACTGGCCGAGTTCAACCTGGCCGACGCGTTGAACGCCAAACACATGCACAGCATCACCCAGACCCCGCAGGTATGGCTCGACCACACCTTGCTGGAGCTGGAAGGACGGCTGTTGTTCAACTGGGACAGCATCGACGAACTGTTCCCGCAAGGCATGATCGAGCAGATGTTCGTCGCCTATAACACGCTGCTGGATCGCCTGTGCGAGCCGCAAGCATGGAACGCAAACACGCCACAACTGCTGCCGCAAGCGCGCTTGCCGGCGCCGGTCAACAAACAGCAAACGTTGCCGTTGATGCACGAACTGTTCGAGCGTCAGGCCCTTGTCACGCCGGATGCACTGGCGGTGATCGGCGCGCGACAGTTGACTTACGCCCAGGTGCGCAGCGAAGCCCGGCAACTCGGCGCCCGACTGCAAGCGCAGGGTGTGATGCCGAACCGCTTGGTCGCGGTGGTGATGGAGCGCGGCTGGGAGCAAGTAGTCGCAACCCTGGCAATTCTGTATGCCGGCGGCGCCTACCTGCCCATCGAACCCAGTCAGCCAGCGGAACGGTTGCGGCATATTCTGGAGCGGGCCGAGGCAAGCCAGGCCCTGACCCAACCGGAGTTGCTCGACAAAATCGAATGGCCGGCGCAGGTCACGGCCATTGCCGTGACCGATGAAGTCTCAAACGATGGACTGCCACTGCAACCAGTTCAAGTGAACGAAAGCGACCTCGCCTACGTAATCTACACCTCCGGCTCCACCGGCCAGCCCAAAGGCGTGGTGATCGATCATCGCGGTGCGGTCAACACCTTGCTCGACATCAACCGGCGCTTTGCCGTCGGCCCGAACGACCGCGTATTGGCGATCTCTTCGCTGAGTTTCGACCTGTCGGTCTATGACTTCTTCGGCACGCTGGCGGTAGGCGCGGCGGTGGTCATCCTCGACCCGCAACTGACCCTTGATCCGGCGCACTGGCTCGAATTGATCAAGCGTCATAAGGTCAGCCTGTGGAACTCAGTGCCGGCGCTGCTTGGCATGCTGGTCGAGTACGTGGAGGGCGAGGGCGGCGCGTTGCCTGCCAGCCTGCGGGTGGCGATGCTGTCCGGCGACTGGATTCCGTTGACCCTGCCCGAGCGGGCCTGGGCCTTGCAGCCAGATTTGCAACTGATCAGCCTGGGCGGCGCCACCGAAGCATCGATCTGGTCGATCTATTATCCGGTGAAGCACGTCGACCCGGCCTGGCGCAGCATTCCCTACGGCAAGGCCCTCGATCATCAGCGTTTCTACGTGCTGGATGAAGCGCTGCAAGTGCGCCCGACCTGGGTTGCGGGTCAGCTGTACATCGGTGGTATAGGTCTGGCGAAAGGTTACTGGCGCGATGAAAAACTCAGCGCAGGCAGTTTCTTCGCTCATCCACTGACCGGCGAACGGCTGTATCGCACCGGCGACCTGGGCCGTTTGCTGTCGGACGGGAACATCGAGTTCCTCGGTCGCGAAGACAATCAGGTCAAGGTCCAGGGCTATCGCATCGAGCTGGGCGAGATCGAAGCCGCGCTCAATCGTCATCCCGGCGTGCAGAGCGCGGTGGTGCGAATTCTTGGCAGCACGCTGGGTGAGAAACGTCTGGCAGGCTATGTGCTCAAGGCTGATCCAGCGTTGCAGGCGAGTGATTTCACCGACTACCTGACGGACAAGCTGCCGGCTTACATGATTCCGACGTCGTTTACCTTCGTCGAAGCCTGGCCGTTGTCCTCCAACGGCAAGGTCGACAAGAAACGCCTGCCGGAACCGGCACAAATCGAAGAACAAGGGCCGGCGCTGGACGTCGAGGGCCCGCAGGAACAGCGGCTGGTGGAAATCGTGCAGGACGTGCTCAAGCGCGAATCCATTGCCGCCAACGCCAACCTGCTGAACCTCGGTGCAACATCGATCGATATCGTCCGGATCAGCAACGCTTTGTCCGGCGCCTTGCAGTTCCGCCCGCATGTGGCGCAGCTGCTGGCCCAGCCGACGTTGCTGCATCTGCTCGGCATGTACCGCCAGAACCTTTCCCGCCAGGAGCTGCTCGGCAACGTTCAGCAGACACCGGAAACAACGCAGGATGTCATCGAAGATCCGCAACAGCGGGCGCAGTTCAAGGCTGAACAACGTGGCCGTCGTAACTTTGCTCAAGCCCTGCCGGCAGTGGCATTGGAACTGCCACAAGACCCGGCCTTCACCCGACGTTTGAGCGATTACCGCTCAGTGCGTCAATACGATCTGCAACCGATCGCCACCCAAGCCTTCGCGCATTTGTTGGCCGCACTGGCCCAGGGGCAACTCGACGGCGAGGTGAAATACCAGTTCCCGTCGGCGGGCGGCCTGTACCCGATTCAGGCGTACCTCTACATCAAACCGGATCGCGTGCTCGGCGTGCCCGGTGGCGCGTATTACTACGATCCCCGCCAGCATCGTTTGCTGGCGCTCCAGAGCGGATTGCTCGACCCGGACACCTACGACTATTTCGTCAATCGGCCGGTGTATGAGGACGCCGCGTTCTCGCTGTTCTTCATCGCCGACATGGCGGCGATTCGTCCGCTGTATGGCGAGCGCAGCCGTGATTTTTGCCATATCGAAAGCGGGGCTATGGCCCAGTTACTGAGCATGACTGCCGTCGAGCACGGGTTGGGCCTGTGTGGAATAGGCTCGGTCGAGGAGCAGCAACTGACGGCGCTGTTCGACCTCGGGCCAAGTCATGAGTTGATCTACTCGATGATCGGCGGGTTACGTACGGCCGATGAACAACACCGCGTGCCGGTCGAGGCGTTTGCCATCGAGTCTGTGACCGCAAGACTGGACGACGAAGACATGGAGGAGTTCGAAGTATGA